The following proteins come from a genomic window of Dreissena polymorpha isolate Duluth1 chromosome 1, UMN_Dpol_1.0, whole genome shotgun sequence:
- the LOC127850292 gene encoding beta-2-glycoprotein 1-like isoform X1, whose product MQSTGIITFFSVLALAFADCPPPAVQNAAFTPVQSSYTDGENVTFTCNTGYGLQGSRIHYCRVSSWEGSLTCYEQFCETMNNPRNGIIVGNPSYKIGTYITFQCNTGYTLKGNSQLLCRVDLKFDRNPPTCDVNMCTDFGVIDHARIFQATDGGIENDYGSEVKVTCEDPYVLDGHASVFCQGDGTWGPKPTCKPLDCGRFDGMNSSCVEDFVLLDTLYYMECKTVVPNTRIGAPHSTSAPNECEKRSRKWMYSQFGCFCHCKVKYNKYIVKAENLDTNDYLLHDTDLNWRCIKEGCTKNQTNALRCMDGQMEMPSCTCDANVHTGEPYTTDITTKPSPNDQTGTSTTPSATTPSTEHINLITKSTTYQQTHNESNLQASTTAIQQANSIANDPTTEESTNNAIATGQTTTQPPNASTSKSSMSEQNTNNRIGTEQTTIQILHSSTSKSKPTAEESTNNTIVIRQTTMQLPNASTSNSSLVEMNTNTIIVTEQSTIQLLHSSTAKSSMSEQNTTNRIVTEQTTKHLLQSSSAQSSMSEPTATQFLTTDKQLPNAGSFSFGIRHSSIPVLIFTICIKFVVEQ is encoded by the exons TTTTAGCATTAGCTTTTGCGGACTGCCCTCCTCCTGCGGTCCAGAATGCCGCCTTCACTCCAGTCCAGTCATCATACACTGATGGTGAAAACGTAACATTCACCTGTAATACTGGTTATGGACTTCAAGGTAGTCGGATACATTACTGCAGGGTAAGCAGTTGGGAAGGATCCCTTACATGCTATGAACAGTTTTGTGAGACAATGAATAATCCTAGAAATGGTATAATTGTCGGAAACCCATCCTACAAAATTGGAACATACATCACATTTCAATGTAATACAGGCTACACATTGAAAGGAAATAGCCAGTTGCTGTGTCGTGTTGACTTGAAGTTTGATAGGAACCCACCAACATGCGATGTCAATATGTGTACAGATTTTGGAGTTATAGATCATGCACGCATTTTCCAAGCCACAGATGGAGGAATAGAAAATGATTATGGAAGCGAAGTTAAAGTAACCTGTGAAGACCCATATGTGCTGGATGGTCATGCGTCCGTGTTTTGCCAGGGAGACGGAACTTGGGGCCCAAAACCGACCTGCAAACCATTAGATTGTGGTAGGTTCGATGGGATGAATTCAAGCTGTGTGGAAGACTTCGTACTGCTTGATACTCTGTATTACATGGAATGTAAGACTGTTGTCCCAAATACAAGAATTGGAGCGCCGCACAGCACCAGTGCACCTAATGAATGTGAGAAAAGATCTCGGAAATGGATGTATTCACAGTTTGGATGCTTTTGCCATTGTAAAGTTAAGTACAATAAATACATTGTGAAAGCAGAAAACCTTGATACAAATGATTATCTGCTACACGACACTGATTTGAATTGGCGTTGCATTAAGGAGGGTTGCACGAAAAACCAAACAAATGCTCTGAGAtgcatggacggacagatggaaatGCCATCTTGCACCTGCGATGCTAACGTACATACTGGTGAACCTTACACGACTGACATTACTACTAAACCAAGCCCTAACGATCAAACAGGTACAAGTACTACGCCTTCAGCCACAACGCCGAGCACAG AACATATTAATCTTATTACAAAAAGCACTACATATCAACAGACGCATAATGAAAGCAATCTACAGGCATCAACAACAGCAATACAGCAGGCTAATTCAATCGCAAATG ATCCTACTACAGAGGAGTCGACGAATAACGCAATCGCCACAGGACAGACGACCACGCAACCCCCAAATGCATCAACGTCAAAAAGCAGTATGTCTGAGCAGAACACTAATAACAGAATCGGCACAGAGCAGACGACAATACAAATTCTACATTCATCAACGTCAAAAAGCA AACCAACAGCAGAGGAGTCGACGAATAACACAATCGTCATAAGGCAGACAACAATGCAACTCCCAAATGCATCAACGTCAAACAGCAGTTTGGTTGAGATGAACACTAATACCATAATCGTCACAGAGCAGTCGACAATACAACTTCTACATTCATCAACGGCAAAAAGCAGTATGTCTGAGCAGAATACTACTAACAGAATCGTCACAGAGCAGACGACAAAACATCTCCTGCAATCATCATCGGCACAAAGCAGTATGTCTGAGCCTACGGCAACGCAATTTCTAACAACTGACAAACAGTTACCTAATGCCGGAAGCTTCAGTTTCGGCATTAGGCACAGTTCAATACCAGTTCTGATATTTACTATTTGCATAAAATTTGTTGTGGAACAATAA
- the LOC127850292 gene encoding beta-2-glycoprotein 1-like isoform X2: MQSTGIITFFSVLALAFADCPPPAVQNAAFTPVQSSYTDGENVTFTCNTGYGLQGSRIHYCRVSSWEGSLTCYEQFCETMNNPRNGIIVGNPSYKIGTYITFQCNTGYTLKGNSQLLCRVDLKFDRNPPTCDVNMCTDFGVIDHARIFQATDGGIENDYGSEVKVTCEDPYVLDGHASVFCQGDGTWGPKPTCKPLDCGRFDGMNSSCVEDFVLLDTLYYMECKTVVPNTRIGAPHSTSAPNECEKRSRKWMYSQFGCFCHCKVKYNKYIVKAENLDTNDYLLHDTDLNWRCIKEGCTKNQTNALRCMDGQMEMPSCTCDANVHTGEPYTTDITTKPSPNDQTEHINLITKSTTYQQTHNESNLQASTTAIQQANSIANDPTTEESTNNAIATGQTTTQPPNASTSKSSMSEQNTNNRIGTEQTTIQILHSSTSKSKPTAEESTNNTIVIRQTTMQLPNASTSNSSLVEMNTNTIIVTEQSTIQLLHSSTAKSSMSEQNTTNRIVTEQTTKHLLQSSSAQSSMSEPTATQFLTTDKQLPNAGSFSFGIRHSSIPVLIFTICIKFVVEQ; encoded by the exons TTTTAGCATTAGCTTTTGCGGACTGCCCTCCTCCTGCGGTCCAGAATGCCGCCTTCACTCCAGTCCAGTCATCATACACTGATGGTGAAAACGTAACATTCACCTGTAATACTGGTTATGGACTTCAAGGTAGTCGGATACATTACTGCAGGGTAAGCAGTTGGGAAGGATCCCTTACATGCTATGAACAGTTTTGTGAGACAATGAATAATCCTAGAAATGGTATAATTGTCGGAAACCCATCCTACAAAATTGGAACATACATCACATTTCAATGTAATACAGGCTACACATTGAAAGGAAATAGCCAGTTGCTGTGTCGTGTTGACTTGAAGTTTGATAGGAACCCACCAACATGCGATGTCAATATGTGTACAGATTTTGGAGTTATAGATCATGCACGCATTTTCCAAGCCACAGATGGAGGAATAGAAAATGATTATGGAAGCGAAGTTAAAGTAACCTGTGAAGACCCATATGTGCTGGATGGTCATGCGTCCGTGTTTTGCCAGGGAGACGGAACTTGGGGCCCAAAACCGACCTGCAAACCATTAGATTGTGGTAGGTTCGATGGGATGAATTCAAGCTGTGTGGAAGACTTCGTACTGCTTGATACTCTGTATTACATGGAATGTAAGACTGTTGTCCCAAATACAAGAATTGGAGCGCCGCACAGCACCAGTGCACCTAATGAATGTGAGAAAAGATCTCGGAAATGGATGTATTCACAGTTTGGATGCTTTTGCCATTGTAAAGTTAAGTACAATAAATACATTGTGAAAGCAGAAAACCTTGATACAAATGATTATCTGCTACACGACACTGATTTGAATTGGCGTTGCATTAAGGAGGGTTGCACGAAAAACCAAACAAATGCTCTGAGAtgcatggacggacagatggaaatGCCATCTTGCACCTGCGATGCTAACGTACATACTGGTGAACCTTACACGACTGACATTACTACTAAACCAAGCCCTAACGATCAAACAG AACATATTAATCTTATTACAAAAAGCACTACATATCAACAGACGCATAATGAAAGCAATCTACAGGCATCAACAACAGCAATACAGCAGGCTAATTCAATCGCAAATG ATCCTACTACAGAGGAGTCGACGAATAACGCAATCGCCACAGGACAGACGACCACGCAACCCCCAAATGCATCAACGTCAAAAAGCAGTATGTCTGAGCAGAACACTAATAACAGAATCGGCACAGAGCAGACGACAATACAAATTCTACATTCATCAACGTCAAAAAGCA AACCAACAGCAGAGGAGTCGACGAATAACACAATCGTCATAAGGCAGACAACAATGCAACTCCCAAATGCATCAACGTCAAACAGCAGTTTGGTTGAGATGAACACTAATACCATAATCGTCACAGAGCAGTCGACAATACAACTTCTACATTCATCAACGGCAAAAAGCAGTATGTCTGAGCAGAATACTACTAACAGAATCGTCACAGAGCAGACGACAAAACATCTCCTGCAATCATCATCGGCACAAAGCAGTATGTCTGAGCCTACGGCAACGCAATTTCTAACAACTGACAAACAGTTACCTAATGCCGGAAGCTTCAGTTTCGGCATTAGGCACAGTTCAATACCAGTTCTGATATTTACTATTTGCATAAAATTTGTTGTGGAACAATAA
- the LOC127850292 gene encoding beta-2-glycoprotein 1-like isoform X3 produces MQSTGIITFFSVLALAFADCPPPAVQNAAFTPVQSSYTDGENVTFTCNTGYGLQGSRIHYCRVSSWEGSLTCYEQFCETMNNPRNGIIVGNPSYKIGTYITFQCNTGYTLKGNSQLLCRVDLKFDRNPPTCDVNMCTDFGVIDHARIFQATDGGIENDYGSEVKVTCEDPYVLDGHASVFCQGDGTWGPKPTCKPLDCGRFDGMNSSCVEDFVLLDTLYYMECKTVVPNTRIGAPHSTSAPNECEKRSRKWMYSQFGCFCHCKVKYNKYIVKAENLDTNDYLLHDTDLNWRCIKEGCTKNQTNALRCMDGQMEMPSCTCDANVHTGEPYTTDITTKPSPNDQTGTSTTPSATTPSTDPTTEESTNNAIATGQTTTQPPNASTSKSSMSEQNTNNRIGTEQTTIQILHSSTSKSKPTAEESTNNTIVIRQTTMQLPNASTSNSSLVEMNTNTIIVTEQSTIQLLHSSTAKSSMSEQNTTNRIVTEQTTKHLLQSSSAQSSMSEPTATQFLTTDKQLPNAGSFSFGIRHSSIPVLIFTICIKFVVEQ; encoded by the exons TTTTAGCATTAGCTTTTGCGGACTGCCCTCCTCCTGCGGTCCAGAATGCCGCCTTCACTCCAGTCCAGTCATCATACACTGATGGTGAAAACGTAACATTCACCTGTAATACTGGTTATGGACTTCAAGGTAGTCGGATACATTACTGCAGGGTAAGCAGTTGGGAAGGATCCCTTACATGCTATGAACAGTTTTGTGAGACAATGAATAATCCTAGAAATGGTATAATTGTCGGAAACCCATCCTACAAAATTGGAACATACATCACATTTCAATGTAATACAGGCTACACATTGAAAGGAAATAGCCAGTTGCTGTGTCGTGTTGACTTGAAGTTTGATAGGAACCCACCAACATGCGATGTCAATATGTGTACAGATTTTGGAGTTATAGATCATGCACGCATTTTCCAAGCCACAGATGGAGGAATAGAAAATGATTATGGAAGCGAAGTTAAAGTAACCTGTGAAGACCCATATGTGCTGGATGGTCATGCGTCCGTGTTTTGCCAGGGAGACGGAACTTGGGGCCCAAAACCGACCTGCAAACCATTAGATTGTGGTAGGTTCGATGGGATGAATTCAAGCTGTGTGGAAGACTTCGTACTGCTTGATACTCTGTATTACATGGAATGTAAGACTGTTGTCCCAAATACAAGAATTGGAGCGCCGCACAGCACCAGTGCACCTAATGAATGTGAGAAAAGATCTCGGAAATGGATGTATTCACAGTTTGGATGCTTTTGCCATTGTAAAGTTAAGTACAATAAATACATTGTGAAAGCAGAAAACCTTGATACAAATGATTATCTGCTACACGACACTGATTTGAATTGGCGTTGCATTAAGGAGGGTTGCACGAAAAACCAAACAAATGCTCTGAGAtgcatggacggacagatggaaatGCCATCTTGCACCTGCGATGCTAACGTACATACTGGTGAACCTTACACGACTGACATTACTACTAAACCAAGCCCTAACGATCAAACAGGTACAAGTACTACGCCTTCAGCCACAACGCCGAGCACAG ATCCTACTACAGAGGAGTCGACGAATAACGCAATCGCCACAGGACAGACGACCACGCAACCCCCAAATGCATCAACGTCAAAAAGCAGTATGTCTGAGCAGAACACTAATAACAGAATCGGCACAGAGCAGACGACAATACAAATTCTACATTCATCAACGTCAAAAAGCA AACCAACAGCAGAGGAGTCGACGAATAACACAATCGTCATAAGGCAGACAACAATGCAACTCCCAAATGCATCAACGTCAAACAGCAGTTTGGTTGAGATGAACACTAATACCATAATCGTCACAGAGCAGTCGACAATACAACTTCTACATTCATCAACGGCAAAAAGCAGTATGTCTGAGCAGAATACTACTAACAGAATCGTCACAGAGCAGACGACAAAACATCTCCTGCAATCATCATCGGCACAAAGCAGTATGTCTGAGCCTACGGCAACGCAATTTCTAACAACTGACAAACAGTTACCTAATGCCGGAAGCTTCAGTTTCGGCATTAGGCACAGTTCAATACCAGTTCTGATATTTACTATTTGCATAAAATTTGTTGTGGAACAATAA
- the LOC127850292 gene encoding beta-2-glycoprotein 1-like isoform X5: protein MQSTGIITFFSVLALAFADCPPPAVQNAAFTPVQSSYTDGENVTFTCNTGYGLQGSRIHYCRVSSWEGSLTCYEQFCETMNNPRNGIIVGNPSYKIGTYITFQCNTGYTLKGNSQLLCRVDLKFDRNPPTCDVNMCTDFGVIDHARIFQATDGGIENDYGSEVKVTCEDPYVLDGHASVFCQGDGTWGPKPTCKPLDCGRFDGMNSSCVEDFVLLDTLYYMECKTVVPNTRIGAPHSTSAPNECEKRSRKWMYSQFGCFCHCKVKYNKYIVKAENLDTNDYLLHDTDLNWRCIKEGCTKNQTNALRCMDGQMEMPSCTCDANVHTGEPYTTDITTKPSPNDQTGTSTTPSATTPSTEPTAEESTNNTIVIRQTTMQLPNASTSNSSLVEMNTNTIIVTEQSTIQLLHSSTAKSSMSEQNTTNRIVTEQTTKHLLQSSSAQSSMSEPTATQFLTTDKQLPNAGSFSFGIRHSSIPVLIFTICIKFVVEQ, encoded by the exons TTTTAGCATTAGCTTTTGCGGACTGCCCTCCTCCTGCGGTCCAGAATGCCGCCTTCACTCCAGTCCAGTCATCATACACTGATGGTGAAAACGTAACATTCACCTGTAATACTGGTTATGGACTTCAAGGTAGTCGGATACATTACTGCAGGGTAAGCAGTTGGGAAGGATCCCTTACATGCTATGAACAGTTTTGTGAGACAATGAATAATCCTAGAAATGGTATAATTGTCGGAAACCCATCCTACAAAATTGGAACATACATCACATTTCAATGTAATACAGGCTACACATTGAAAGGAAATAGCCAGTTGCTGTGTCGTGTTGACTTGAAGTTTGATAGGAACCCACCAACATGCGATGTCAATATGTGTACAGATTTTGGAGTTATAGATCATGCACGCATTTTCCAAGCCACAGATGGAGGAATAGAAAATGATTATGGAAGCGAAGTTAAAGTAACCTGTGAAGACCCATATGTGCTGGATGGTCATGCGTCCGTGTTTTGCCAGGGAGACGGAACTTGGGGCCCAAAACCGACCTGCAAACCATTAGATTGTGGTAGGTTCGATGGGATGAATTCAAGCTGTGTGGAAGACTTCGTACTGCTTGATACTCTGTATTACATGGAATGTAAGACTGTTGTCCCAAATACAAGAATTGGAGCGCCGCACAGCACCAGTGCACCTAATGAATGTGAGAAAAGATCTCGGAAATGGATGTATTCACAGTTTGGATGCTTTTGCCATTGTAAAGTTAAGTACAATAAATACATTGTGAAAGCAGAAAACCTTGATACAAATGATTATCTGCTACACGACACTGATTTGAATTGGCGTTGCATTAAGGAGGGTTGCACGAAAAACCAAACAAATGCTCTGAGAtgcatggacggacagatggaaatGCCATCTTGCACCTGCGATGCTAACGTACATACTGGTGAACCTTACACGACTGACATTACTACTAAACCAAGCCCTAACGATCAAACAGGTACAAGTACTACGCCTTCAGCCACAACGCCGAGCACAG AACCAACAGCAGAGGAGTCGACGAATAACACAATCGTCATAAGGCAGACAACAATGCAACTCCCAAATGCATCAACGTCAAACAGCAGTTTGGTTGAGATGAACACTAATACCATAATCGTCACAGAGCAGTCGACAATACAACTTCTACATTCATCAACGGCAAAAAGCAGTATGTCTGAGCAGAATACTACTAACAGAATCGTCACAGAGCAGACGACAAAACATCTCCTGCAATCATCATCGGCACAAAGCAGTATGTCTGAGCCTACGGCAACGCAATTTCTAACAACTGACAAACAGTTACCTAATGCCGGAAGCTTCAGTTTCGGCATTAGGCACAGTTCAATACCAGTTCTGATATTTACTATTTGCATAAAATTTGTTGTGGAACAATAA
- the LOC127850292 gene encoding beta-2-glycoprotein 1-like isoform X6: protein MQSTGIITFFSVLALAFADCPPPAVQNAAFTPVQSSYTDGENVTFTCNTGYGLQGSRIHYCRVSSWEGSLTCYEQFCETMNNPRNGIIVGNPSYKIGTYITFQCNTGYTLKGNSQLLCRVDLKFDRNPPTCDVNMCTDFGVIDHARIFQATDGGIENDYGSEVKVTCEDPYVLDGHASVFCQGDGTWGPKPTCKPLDCGRFDGMNSSCVEDFVLLDTLYYMECKTVVPNTRIGAPHSTSAPNECEKRSRKWMYSQFGCFCHCKVKYNKYIVKAENLDTNDYLLHDTDLNWRCIKEGCTKNQTNALRCMDGQMEMPSCTCDANVHTGEPYTTDITTKPSPNDQTEPTAEESTNNTIVIRQTTMQLPNASTSNSSLVEMNTNTIIVTEQSTIQLLHSSTAKSSMSEQNTTNRIVTEQTTKHLLQSSSAQSSMSEPTATQFLTTDKQLPNAGSFSFGIRHSSIPVLIFTICIKFVVEQ from the exons TTTTAGCATTAGCTTTTGCGGACTGCCCTCCTCCTGCGGTCCAGAATGCCGCCTTCACTCCAGTCCAGTCATCATACACTGATGGTGAAAACGTAACATTCACCTGTAATACTGGTTATGGACTTCAAGGTAGTCGGATACATTACTGCAGGGTAAGCAGTTGGGAAGGATCCCTTACATGCTATGAACAGTTTTGTGAGACAATGAATAATCCTAGAAATGGTATAATTGTCGGAAACCCATCCTACAAAATTGGAACATACATCACATTTCAATGTAATACAGGCTACACATTGAAAGGAAATAGCCAGTTGCTGTGTCGTGTTGACTTGAAGTTTGATAGGAACCCACCAACATGCGATGTCAATATGTGTACAGATTTTGGAGTTATAGATCATGCACGCATTTTCCAAGCCACAGATGGAGGAATAGAAAATGATTATGGAAGCGAAGTTAAAGTAACCTGTGAAGACCCATATGTGCTGGATGGTCATGCGTCCGTGTTTTGCCAGGGAGACGGAACTTGGGGCCCAAAACCGACCTGCAAACCATTAGATTGTGGTAGGTTCGATGGGATGAATTCAAGCTGTGTGGAAGACTTCGTACTGCTTGATACTCTGTATTACATGGAATGTAAGACTGTTGTCCCAAATACAAGAATTGGAGCGCCGCACAGCACCAGTGCACCTAATGAATGTGAGAAAAGATCTCGGAAATGGATGTATTCACAGTTTGGATGCTTTTGCCATTGTAAAGTTAAGTACAATAAATACATTGTGAAAGCAGAAAACCTTGATACAAATGATTATCTGCTACACGACACTGATTTGAATTGGCGTTGCATTAAGGAGGGTTGCACGAAAAACCAAACAAATGCTCTGAGAtgcatggacggacagatggaaatGCCATCTTGCACCTGCGATGCTAACGTACATACTGGTGAACCTTACACGACTGACATTACTACTAAACCAAGCCCTAACGATCAAACAG AACCAACAGCAGAGGAGTCGACGAATAACACAATCGTCATAAGGCAGACAACAATGCAACTCCCAAATGCATCAACGTCAAACAGCAGTTTGGTTGAGATGAACACTAATACCATAATCGTCACAGAGCAGTCGACAATACAACTTCTACATTCATCAACGGCAAAAAGCAGTATGTCTGAGCAGAATACTACTAACAGAATCGTCACAGAGCAGACGACAAAACATCTCCTGCAATCATCATCGGCACAAAGCAGTATGTCTGAGCCTACGGCAACGCAATTTCTAACAACTGACAAACAGTTACCTAATGCCGGAAGCTTCAGTTTCGGCATTAGGCACAGTTCAATACCAGTTCTGATATTTACTATTTGCATAAAATTTGTTGTGGAACAATAA
- the LOC127850292 gene encoding beta-2-glycoprotein 1-like isoform X8, with protein sequence MQSTGIITFFSVLALAFADCPPPAVQNAAFTPVQSSYTDGENVTFTCNTGYGLQGSRIHYCRVSSWEGSLTCYEQFCETMNNPRNGIIVGNPSYKIGTYITFQCNTGYTLKGNSQLLCRVDLKFDRNPPTCDVNMCTDFGVIDHARIFQATDGGIENDYGSEVKVTCEDPYVLDGHASVFCQGDGTWGPKPTCKPLDCGRFDGMNSSCVEDFVLLDTLYYMECKTVVPNTRIGAPHSTSAPNECEKRSRKWMYSQFGCFCHCKVKYNKYIVKAENLDTNDYLLHDTDLNWRCIKEGCTKNQTNALRCMDGQMEMPSCTCDANVHTGEPYTTDITTKPSPNDQTEITTYQQTNNESRQQSSTTTIQQANSIADEATTEEPRNNTVITGHTTTKPPNASTSNSSLGE encoded by the exons TTTTAGCATTAGCTTTTGCGGACTGCCCTCCTCCTGCGGTCCAGAATGCCGCCTTCACTCCAGTCCAGTCATCATACACTGATGGTGAAAACGTAACATTCACCTGTAATACTGGTTATGGACTTCAAGGTAGTCGGATACATTACTGCAGGGTAAGCAGTTGGGAAGGATCCCTTACATGCTATGAACAGTTTTGTGAGACAATGAATAATCCTAGAAATGGTATAATTGTCGGAAACCCATCCTACAAAATTGGAACATACATCACATTTCAATGTAATACAGGCTACACATTGAAAGGAAATAGCCAGTTGCTGTGTCGTGTTGACTTGAAGTTTGATAGGAACCCACCAACATGCGATGTCAATATGTGTACAGATTTTGGAGTTATAGATCATGCACGCATTTTCCAAGCCACAGATGGAGGAATAGAAAATGATTATGGAAGCGAAGTTAAAGTAACCTGTGAAGACCCATATGTGCTGGATGGTCATGCGTCCGTGTTTTGCCAGGGAGACGGAACTTGGGGCCCAAAACCGACCTGCAAACCATTAGATTGTGGTAGGTTCGATGGGATGAATTCAAGCTGTGTGGAAGACTTCGTACTGCTTGATACTCTGTATTACATGGAATGTAAGACTGTTGTCCCAAATACAAGAATTGGAGCGCCGCACAGCACCAGTGCACCTAATGAATGTGAGAAAAGATCTCGGAAATGGATGTATTCACAGTTTGGATGCTTTTGCCATTGTAAAGTTAAGTACAATAAATACATTGTGAAAGCAGAAAACCTTGATACAAATGATTATCTGCTACACGACACTGATTTGAATTGGCGTTGCATTAAGGAGGGTTGCACGAAAAACCAAACAAATGCTCTGAGAtgcatggacggacagatggaaatGCCATCTTGCACCTGCGATGCTAACGTACATACTGGTGAACCTTACACGACTGACATTACTACTAAACCAAGCCCTAACGATCAAACAG AAATCACTACATATCAACAGACGAATAATGAAAGCAGACAAcagtcatcaacaacaacaatacagcAGGCTAATTCAATCGCAGATG AAGCTACTACAGAGGAGCCGAGGAATAACACAGTCATCACAGGACATACGACAACGAAACCCCCGAATGCATCAACGTCAAACAGCAGTTTGGGTGAGTAG
- the LOC127850292 gene encoding sushi, von Willebrand factor type A, EGF and pentraxin domain-containing protein 1-like isoform X7, which yields MQSTGIITFFSVLALAFADCPPPAVQNAAFTPVQSSYTDGENVTFTCNTGYGLQGSRIHYCRVSSWEGSLTCYEQFCETMNNPRNGIIVGNPSYKIGTYITFQCNTGYTLKGNSQLLCRVDLKFDRNPPTCDVNMCTDFGVIDHARIFQATDGGIENDYGSEVKVTCEDPYVLDGHASVFCQGDGTWGPKPTCKPLDCGRFDGMNSSCVEDFVLLDTLYYMECKTVVPNTRIGAPHSTSAPNECEKRSRKWMYSQFGCFCHCKVKYNKYIVKAENLDTNDYLLHDTDLNWRCIKEGCTKNQTNALRCMDGQMEMPSCTCDANVHTGEPYTTDITTKPSPNDQTGTSTTPSATTPSTEITTYQQTNNESRQQSSTTTIQQANSIADEATTEEPRNNTVITGHTTTKPPNASTSNSSLGE from the exons TTTTAGCATTAGCTTTTGCGGACTGCCCTCCTCCTGCGGTCCAGAATGCCGCCTTCACTCCAGTCCAGTCATCATACACTGATGGTGAAAACGTAACATTCACCTGTAATACTGGTTATGGACTTCAAGGTAGTCGGATACATTACTGCAGGGTAAGCAGTTGGGAAGGATCCCTTACATGCTATGAACAGTTTTGTGAGACAATGAATAATCCTAGAAATGGTATAATTGTCGGAAACCCATCCTACAAAATTGGAACATACATCACATTTCAATGTAATACAGGCTACACATTGAAAGGAAATAGCCAGTTGCTGTGTCGTGTTGACTTGAAGTTTGATAGGAACCCACCAACATGCGATGTCAATATGTGTACAGATTTTGGAGTTATAGATCATGCACGCATTTTCCAAGCCACAGATGGAGGAATAGAAAATGATTATGGAAGCGAAGTTAAAGTAACCTGTGAAGACCCATATGTGCTGGATGGTCATGCGTCCGTGTTTTGCCAGGGAGACGGAACTTGGGGCCCAAAACCGACCTGCAAACCATTAGATTGTGGTAGGTTCGATGGGATGAATTCAAGCTGTGTGGAAGACTTCGTACTGCTTGATACTCTGTATTACATGGAATGTAAGACTGTTGTCCCAAATACAAGAATTGGAGCGCCGCACAGCACCAGTGCACCTAATGAATGTGAGAAAAGATCTCGGAAATGGATGTATTCACAGTTTGGATGCTTTTGCCATTGTAAAGTTAAGTACAATAAATACATTGTGAAAGCAGAAAACCTTGATACAAATGATTATCTGCTACACGACACTGATTTGAATTGGCGTTGCATTAAGGAGGGTTGCACGAAAAACCAAACAAATGCTCTGAGAtgcatggacggacagatggaaatGCCATCTTGCACCTGCGATGCTAACGTACATACTGGTGAACCTTACACGACTGACATTACTACTAAACCAAGCCCTAACGATCAAACAGGTACAAGTACTACGCCTTCAGCCACAACGCCGAGCACAG AAATCACTACATATCAACAGACGAATAATGAAAGCAGACAAcagtcatcaacaacaacaatacagcAGGCTAATTCAATCGCAGATG AAGCTACTACAGAGGAGCCGAGGAATAACACAGTCATCACAGGACATACGACAACGAAACCCCCGAATGCATCAACGTCAAACAGCAGTTTGGGTGAGTAG